One part of the Sphingobacterium sp. LZ7M1 genome encodes these proteins:
- a CDS encoding tetratricopeptide repeat protein yields MILKQRIRNNYLKYILTGTFSVMLVAGYAQEEKKEQVPTKPLERTKPQDMDSIEVVRDYRPMLADAVKMRRSPEMNIDRKALEVELRQIAASMYFKKNGFKEPYHFPLPQKYPNAKGSNIDNNRIGIIAYRGKEFERATSILKKVEPGDAFYQSSIIALGYMAQESGDKQGARDAFYKASRLSFDEDLKADALYNYAKILYDLDSVQASLVPLQQFIQMTYDNLDKEEKGSETTEVRMAKVLAGSSNFQVAVYLLESFDNREEVADRVYQKITYYRGLEFYNERAFENSISMFMRSEKYPFDKEMAALATYWKAEAMYEVRKYGEAVDNFTKFLQLPVAKQTSVYNYANYALAYSAFRINRYSVAAQYFERFLAYEGGGLDKNTRFDVIARLGDSYLSMRNYGKANEYYDQLIDEKAPNQDYALFQHGIIQGLQGDNEAKLNTLRSVVEKFPGSNYADDVAFEIPYIYFVKGDYDVAIEGLQKMIEKYPRSSYVPRALMTIGLVQYNKDDSEAAMATFQKIVKDYSKTSEASQALLSIENIYLDQGDATSYIQYATSTNITDLSPAEQDNLAFQAGNTLFNRGQYGPAVEAINAYFDKFPKPRQEKHARYIRGVSLYHTNRPEEALHDLNIILNDWTSQYTEKTLMTVAALYLKLKEYNEAIVHLKKLELNSDYKDNYGYAITNLMICYYEIGDYEQMQNYVELIKNYNNATEAEIATAHLYSAKAYEKEGNAESALKELNLAALKSKATASAEARYRVAELQYAKKQYTKAQESAFDVINNMDNNDYWVAKSFILLADTYARKGDAVQARSTLESVIENYEGDDDIIPEAKDRLQKLKKK; encoded by the coding sequence ATGATACTTAAACAGAGGATTCGCAATAATTACTTAAAATATATACTTACCGGAACCTTTTCCGTTATGCTGGTTGCAGGCTATGCGCAAGAAGAGAAAAAGGAGCAGGTGCCTACCAAACCATTGGAAAGAACTAAACCACAGGATATGGATTCCATTGAGGTGGTTAGGGATTACCGTCCAATGTTGGCCGATGCAGTAAAGATGCGAAGGAGTCCGGAGATGAACATCGACCGGAAAGCTTTAGAGGTCGAACTTCGCCAGATTGCCGCAAGTATGTACTTTAAGAAGAATGGTTTCAAGGAGCCATATCACTTTCCTCTTCCGCAGAAATATCCAAATGCTAAGGGCAGCAATATTGACAACAACAGGATCGGTATTATTGCCTATAGGGGTAAGGAATTTGAAAGAGCGACTTCCATTCTGAAAAAAGTAGAGCCGGGAGATGCATTTTATCAAAGCTCCATTATCGCCTTAGGCTATATGGCTCAAGAAAGCGGAGATAAACAAGGCGCTCGTGACGCTTTCTATAAAGCTTCAAGACTTAGTTTCGACGAAGATCTAAAGGCAGATGCGCTATATAACTACGCTAAAATCTTATATGACCTGGACTCTGTCCAAGCCTCCTTAGTTCCCCTGCAGCAATTTATTCAAATGACCTATGACAATCTTGACAAAGAGGAGAAAGGTTCAGAGACTACAGAAGTAAGAATGGCTAAGGTTTTGGCGGGTTCCAGCAATTTTCAGGTCGCTGTTTACCTGTTGGAATCATTCGACAATAGGGAAGAGGTTGCCGATAGGGTCTACCAGAAGATAACCTATTACAGAGGGTTGGAGTTTTACAATGAGCGTGCCTTCGAGAACAGTATTTCCATGTTCATGCGTTCCGAGAAATACCCGTTTGATAAAGAAATGGCAGCATTAGCTACCTATTGGAAGGCAGAAGCCATGTACGAGGTCCGTAAATACGGTGAAGCGGTCGATAACTTTACCAAATTCCTTCAGTTGCCCGTTGCCAAGCAAACCTCTGTGTACAATTATGCAAATTATGCCTTGGCATACTCAGCATTCCGTATCAACAGATATAGTGTGGCGGCGCAGTACTTTGAACGCTTTCTTGCATATGAAGGAGGGGGATTGGATAAAAACACCCGATTTGATGTGATTGCACGATTAGGCGATTCTTATCTGTCCATGCGAAACTATGGAAAAGCCAATGAATACTACGATCAATTGATCGATGAAAAGGCTCCAAATCAGGATTATGCCTTGTTCCAACATGGTATTATCCAAGGATTGCAGGGTGACAATGAAGCCAAGCTCAATACTTTGCGTTCAGTAGTGGAGAAATTCCCAGGATCCAATTATGCAGATGATGTGGCCTTTGAAATCCCATATATCTATTTCGTGAAAGGTGATTACGATGTTGCAATCGAAGGTTTGCAGAAGATGATCGAAAAATATCCTCGTAGTAGCTATGTTCCGAGAGCATTGATGACCATTGGGCTTGTCCAATACAATAAAGACGATTCCGAAGCTGCAATGGCTACCTTTCAGAAAATTGTAAAGGATTACTCTAAAACCAGTGAGGCCTCACAAGCATTGCTATCCATAGAAAATATATATCTTGATCAAGGTGATGCTACCAGTTATATCCAATATGCTACCAGTACGAATATCACTGACCTGAGTCCAGCAGAACAGGATAACCTAGCTTTTCAAGCCGGTAATACCTTATTCAACAGAGGGCAATATGGTCCAGCTGTGGAAGCCATCAATGCCTATTTTGATAAATTTCCGAAACCTAGGCAAGAGAAACATGCGCGATACATCAGAGGGGTGAGTTTATATCATACGAACCGACCTGAGGAAGCCTTGCATGACCTAAACATCATTCTGAATGACTGGACAAGCCAGTACACCGAGAAAACCTTGATGACTGTCGCTGCACTGTACCTGAAACTGAAGGAATACAACGAAGCTATCGTGCACCTCAAAAAACTGGAACTCAATTCAGATTATAAGGATAACTATGGCTATGCCATTACCAACCTGATGATCTGTTATTATGAAATCGGTGACTATGAGCAGATGCAGAATTATGTGGAACTGATCAAGAATTACAATAATGCAACCGAGGCAGAAATTGCAACCGCCCATCTCTATAGCGCCAAAGCCTATGAGAAAGAAGGGAATGCAGAGTCTGCTTTGAAGGAGCTGAATCTGGCAGCACTGAAAAGTAAGGCTACAGCCAGTGCAGAAGCTAGGTACCGTGTAGCTGAATTACAATATGCCAAGAAACAATACACAAAAGCACAGGAATCAGCCTTTGATGTAATCAATAACATGGATAACAATGATTATTGGGTTGCAAAGAGCTTTATCCTGCTTGCTGATACCTATGCCCGCAAAGGGGATGCTGTTCAGGCAAGAAGTACTTTGGAGAGTGTTATTGAAAATTACGAAGGCGATGATGATATCATCCCTGAAGCAAAAGATCGTTTGCAGAAATTGAAAAAGAAGTAA
- the rpsU gene encoding 30S ribosomal protein S21, which yields MIIVNVKEGESLDRALKRFKKKFEKTGVLRELRSRQAYEKKSVARRIQVKKAIYKQSLNQDNA from the coding sequence ATGATTATTGTAAATGTAAAAGAAGGAGAATCTCTAGATAGAGCATTAAAACGTTTCAAGAAGAAATTCGAGAAGACTGGTGTTTTAAGAGAATTACGTTCGCGTCAAGCTTATGAGAAAAAATCTGTTGCTCGTCGTATCCAAGTTAAGAAGGCTATTTATAAGCAATCTTTAAATCAAGATAATGCGTAA
- a CDS encoding HAD family phosphatase produces the protein MQKVKNVILDYGNVIFMIDFPKVRQAFMDLGIKNVDDFFGHHGQDSLFDAFDKGEISVPEFRDGVRKKADRYDLSDEQIDTAWNSLLLGVPEGKHEILENLRDNYRTFLCSNNNELHYAYCMNHIQEKYGVPSNDVFFERTYYSHLEGLRKPDAAIFERVLEQNNLIPEESLFVDDSPQHLEGAKKLGIQTVLCSAERPLEQIVADLKLY, from the coding sequence ATGCAAAAAGTTAAAAATGTTATTCTGGATTATGGAAATGTAATCTTTATGATTGACTTTCCTAAAGTGCGTCAAGCCTTTATGGATTTAGGGATTAAAAACGTGGATGATTTTTTTGGACATCATGGTCAGGACTCTTTGTTTGATGCTTTTGACAAAGGTGAGATTTCTGTTCCGGAGTTTCGGGATGGCGTCCGTAAAAAGGCCGATCGATACGATTTGAGCGATGAACAGATAGATACCGCATGGAATTCCTTGTTGCTTGGTGTACCAGAAGGAAAGCACGAAATCTTGGAGAATCTAAGGGACAATTACCGTACTTTCCTTTGTAGCAATAATAATGAACTGCACTATGCATATTGCATGAACCATATCCAGGAGAAATATGGCGTCCCAAGCAATGATGTGTTTTTTGAACGGACATATTATTCCCATTTAGAGGGATTACGCAAGCCCGATGCTGCGATTTTTGAACGCGTATTGGAGCAGAACAATCTAATTCCTGAAGAATCGCTGTTTGTTGATGACAGTCCGCAACATTTGGAAGGAGCCAAAAAGCTAGGTATCCAGACAGTTCTGTGCAGCGCAGAGAGGCCATTGGAGCAGATTGTTGCTGACTTGAAATTATATTAG
- a CDS encoding lipoate--protein ligase has product MLIIDSSSIDAYFNIALEEYLLYKYPTEPIFLLYINAPAIIVGKFQNTLAEINLEYVQENGIKVVRRMSGGGAVYHDLGNLNFSFHTKLIEEEFMDFAKFTQPVLNVLHQFGIPARLEGRNDLLVDGKKFSGNAKLAKAGKMIQHGTILFDSEMSILADALKINPLKFQDKAVKSNRSRVINLKEYLPEQVSIDHIKQALIDQMMIDDPQARVYELTDEDVKAVEKLIAEKYGTWDWNFGFSPMYNFKNAIKVPSGFIELHMDVLQGGVINAVKIFGDFFASKPIEELENKLVGINHNENDIRVLLNSVDLTSYFGKVTVDEIISIFR; this is encoded by the coding sequence ATGTTAATTATCGATTCATCTTCTATTGATGCATATTTCAACATTGCGCTAGAAGAATATTTACTTTACAAATATCCTACTGAGCCTATATTTCTATTGTACATCAATGCACCTGCAATCATTGTAGGAAAGTTCCAGAACACTTTGGCAGAGATCAATCTAGAATATGTTCAGGAGAATGGTATTAAAGTGGTTCGGAGGATGTCTGGTGGAGGGGCGGTGTACCATGACTTAGGGAACCTGAATTTTTCTTTCCATACTAAGTTAATTGAAGAAGAGTTTATGGACTTCGCTAAGTTCACTCAGCCAGTACTCAACGTACTACATCAGTTTGGAATCCCTGCCCGCTTGGAAGGACGAAATGACCTATTGGTGGATGGCAAGAAGTTCAGTGGGAATGCAAAGCTTGCCAAAGCTGGTAAGATGATCCAACATGGCACCATATTGTTTGATTCGGAGATGAGTATTTTGGCGGATGCTTTGAAGATAAATCCATTAAAGTTTCAGGATAAGGCCGTAAAATCCAATCGTTCAAGGGTGATAAACCTGAAGGAATACTTACCTGAACAAGTGAGCATAGATCATATTAAACAAGCCTTAATCGATCAGATGATGATTGATGATCCTCAAGCGAGGGTTTATGAACTGACGGATGAAGACGTGAAAGCTGTAGAAAAGTTAATCGCTGAAAAGTATGGTACTTGGGATTGGAACTTTGGTTTTTCGCCCATGTATAACTTCAAGAATGCGATCAAAGTACCATCTGGATTTATAGAGCTCCATATGGATGTTTTACAGGGCGGAGTGATCAATGCGGTAAAGATCTTCGGAGATTTCTTTGCCTCTAAACCTATTGAAGAATTGGAAAACAAGCTTGTTGGAATCAATCACAATGAAAATGATATTCGGGTTTTGCTAAATTCTGTTGATCTTACATCTTATTTTGGTAAGGTGACGGTGGATGAAATCATCTCTATATTTAGGTAG
- a CDS encoding TonB-dependent receptor yields MLKYAWTVLILFLINSAVAQDNSNQYIKGIVMDEQDQPIFAANISIQNSDISTSSDIHGNFKIKVGQGHQHLTLKVTALGYENFEQPIHVDNDTVLKIKLKSFTEKIDAVHVSAQVEEQRAAVRAKLDKEQIEKSKGKLAAEVFSQLSGVSILNSGHSVAKPVIHGLHSNRIILLNNGVKQEGQQWGMEHAPEMDPFTADEFEVIKGAQAVRYGADALGGVLIAKAQQIDPNKFQGRADLIAQSNGRGGSANLQLQGGIKSIEGLAWKLQGSGKKLGDSRIPNYILGNTGVEEINFSGTVQYRKENNFLEAYYSRFSTELGVFYGAHIGSIEDIYARIENGEPFEKYDFSYKINAPKQDVTHQLGKLKYQYKLNSGLQLEAQYSFQQNHRKEFDMRRAVADNIPMSDMVLTTQQLEVMLKAKSHSFGIDLGNQVNNNTAGTGTTPIIPNFDNYSLGIFGIHQFQFDKWLLEAGWRYDYRYFDAAGYRYKYTDKEQSVPQQYLLEDTRSFHNLSGSIAAAYNINPTWQYKSSIGLAWRAPTANELYSDGVHHGAGIYEIGNLDLKAEQGLKWVHSISHKSETLALTADVFGQYIHNYIYAAPNPDSVRQTIRGTFPVFSYGQDKALFYGADLQLKWKFMPILQYTLQASLVRAKNISTDTFLPYIPSDRIQNAVQWYYAGPEKGYIKLSHEYVAKQNRYTEGTDYVAPPAAYQLFHAYITHPLTINKQQLQLSLAVENLFNTSYKDYMDRFRYYAHRPGRNLILSLNYKF; encoded by the coding sequence ATGTTGAAATATGCATGGACTGTGCTCATCCTATTTCTAATAAATAGCGCTGTAGCTCAGGACAACTCCAATCAATATATAAAAGGTATTGTCATGGACGAGCAGGATCAGCCGATATTTGCAGCAAATATCAGTATCCAAAACTCCGACATCAGTACCTCATCCGATATCCATGGAAACTTTAAGATCAAGGTTGGCCAAGGACATCAGCATCTTACGCTAAAAGTTACGGCCTTAGGCTATGAAAACTTTGAACAACCCATCCATGTGGATAACGATACAGTACTGAAAATCAAGCTAAAAAGCTTTACCGAGAAAATCGATGCTGTACATGTTTCTGCACAGGTTGAAGAACAGCGAGCAGCCGTAAGGGCTAAGCTCGATAAGGAACAGATCGAAAAAAGCAAAGGTAAGTTAGCCGCTGAAGTCTTTTCTCAGCTATCGGGTGTTTCCATCCTTAATTCAGGCCATTCTGTGGCAAAACCGGTCATTCATGGTTTGCATTCCAACCGGATCATCCTCCTGAACAACGGAGTGAAACAGGAAGGACAGCAATGGGGAATGGAACATGCTCCAGAAATGGATCCCTTTACGGCAGATGAATTTGAAGTCATCAAAGGTGCACAGGCAGTTCGCTATGGCGCTGATGCATTGGGTGGAGTTTTGATCGCGAAAGCACAGCAAATCGACCCTAACAAATTCCAAGGCCGAGCCGATCTTATTGCCCAGTCCAATGGACGCGGTGGATCTGCCAACTTACAATTACAAGGCGGAATTAAATCCATCGAAGGCTTAGCTTGGAAACTTCAAGGTTCAGGTAAAAAACTTGGCGATAGCAGGATTCCAAATTATATATTGGGAAATACCGGCGTTGAAGAGATCAATTTCTCCGGAACGGTACAGTACCGCAAGGAAAACAATTTCTTGGAAGCATATTACAGCAGATTTTCAACTGAACTGGGGGTTTTCTATGGTGCCCATATAGGAAGTATCGAAGATATCTATGCGCGGATAGAAAATGGGGAACCATTTGAAAAATACGATTTCAGCTATAAGATCAATGCCCCTAAACAAGATGTAACCCATCAATTAGGGAAATTAAAATATCAATACAAACTGAACAGCGGACTTCAACTGGAAGCCCAATATTCTTTCCAGCAGAACCATAGGAAGGAATTTGATATGCGCAGAGCAGTTGCAGACAATATTCCCATGTCGGATATGGTATTGACCACACAACAACTCGAAGTGATGCTGAAGGCTAAATCGCATAGTTTTGGGATCGATCTAGGTAACCAGGTAAACAATAATACCGCCGGAACGGGTACCACTCCTATCATCCCTAACTTCGATAACTATTCCCTGGGCATTTTCGGGATCCATCAATTCCAATTCGACAAATGGCTATTGGAAGCAGGTTGGCGCTACGACTATCGGTATTTCGACGCAGCAGGATATCGTTATAAATATACCGATAAAGAACAGTCAGTCCCTCAGCAATATTTGTTGGAGGATACGCGAAGCTTCCATAACCTCTCTGGCTCCATTGCCGCAGCGTACAACATCAATCCTACTTGGCAATACAAAAGCAGCATTGGCCTTGCTTGGCGTGCGCCTACGGCCAACGAACTGTACAGCGATGGTGTACACCACGGTGCCGGCATCTATGAAATCGGAAACTTGGACCTCAAAGCAGAGCAAGGATTAAAATGGGTTCATTCCATTTCCCATAAATCTGAAACTTTAGCCTTGACAGCAGATGTATTTGGACAATATATCCATAACTATATCTACGCTGCGCCAAATCCAGATTCTGTGCGCCAGACCATCCGTGGTACCTTTCCAGTATTTAGTTATGGACAGGACAAAGCGCTATTCTATGGTGCAGACCTTCAATTGAAATGGAAGTTTATGCCAATCCTTCAATACACCCTGCAAGCTAGCCTAGTCCGGGCCAAGAACATCAGTACCGACACTTTCTTGCCCTATATCCCTTCAGACAGGATACAAAATGCCGTACAGTGGTATTATGCTGGTCCTGAAAAAGGATATATTAAGCTGAGCCATGAGTATGTAGCCAAACAGAATAGGTATACTGAAGGAACGGATTACGTTGCTCCTCCAGCTGCATACCAATTATTTCATGCATATATTACACATCCACTAACTATTAATAAACAACAGCTCCAACTTTCCTTGGCCGTTGAAAATCTTTTCAATACAAGCTACAAAGATTACATGGACCGTTTTAGGTACTATGCCCACCGCCCAGGAAGGAATCTTATTCTATCACTTAACTATAAATTCTAA